A section of the Xiphias gladius isolate SHS-SW01 ecotype Sanya breed wild chromosome 8, ASM1685928v1, whole genome shotgun sequence genome encodes:
- the dnaja2b gene encoding dnaJ homolog subfamily A member 2b encodes MANVVDTKLYDILGVSPSASENELKKAYRKLAKEYHPDKNPDAGDKFKEISFAYEVLTNPEKKELYDRYGEQGLREGGGGGPGMDDIFSHIFGGGLFGFMGGQGRGRNGGRRRGDDMVHPLKVSLEDLYNGKTTKLQLSKNVLCGACNGQGGKAGAVQKCVACRGRGMRIMIRQLAPGMVQQMQSVCTDCNGEGEVINEKDRCRKCEGHKVCKETKLLEVHVDKGMKHGQKITFSGEADQAPGVEPGDIVLVLQEKEHEEFRRDGSDLHMVQRIGLVEALCGFQMTVAHLDGRQLLVKYPPGKVIEPGCIRMVKGEGMPQYRNPFEKGDLYIKFDVQFPENNWISPEKLNELECLLPARAENPVIAADAEEVDLTDFDRSQGSGGGARREAYNDSSDEEGGHHGPGVQCAHQ; translated from the exons ATGGCGAACGTTGTGGATACCAAGCTATACGACATCCTCGGAGTTTCACCGtctgcctctgaaaatgaactaaaaaag GCCTACCGCAAATTGGCCAAAGAGTACCATCCTGACAAGAATCCTGATGCTGGAGACAAG TTTAAAGAGATAAGTTTTGCATATGAAGTACTGACAAACCCAGAAAAGAAGGAGCTTTATGATCGCTATGGAGAACAGGGGCTACGGgagggaggaggcggagggccTGGCATGGATGATATCTTCTCTCACATTTTTGGCGGAGGACTGTTCGGGTTCATGGGGGGACAGGGCAGAGGACGCAATGGaggcaggagaagaggagacGATATGGTGCACCCTCTGAA AGTTTCTCTTGAAGACCTTTACAATGGCAAAACCACCAAACTGCAGCTTAGTAAGAACGTGCTGTGTGGTGCCTGTAATGG TCAGGGGGGTAAGGCAGGAGCAGTGCAGAAGTGTGTGGCATGTAGAGGACGAGGTATGAGGATCATGATTAGACAGCTGGCCCCTGGAATGGTCCAACAGATGCAGTCCGTCTGCACAGACTGCAACGGAGAGG GTGAGGTGATAAATGAGAAGGACCGCTGCAGAAAGTGTGAGGGTCATAAGGTATGTAAGGAGACTAAGCTTCTGGAGGTCCATGTCGACAAAGGCATGAAGCATGGACAGAAGATCACATTCTCTGGGGAAGCTGACCAAGCACCAGGCGTCGAACCAGGAGATATAGTCCTGGTGCTGCAAGAGAAAGAACATGAG GAATTCCGCCGTGATGGCAGTGACCTTCACATGGTCCAACGCATCGGCCTGGTTGAGGCTCTGTGTGGCTTCCAGATGACTGTCGCACACCTGGATGGACGTCAGTTGCTTGTCAAATACCCACCTGGCAAGGTTATCGAGCCAG gctgTATTAGAATGGTGAAGGGAGAGGGAATGCCTCAATACAGAAACCCATTTGAGAAGGGAGACCTTTACATCAAGTTTGACGTCCAGTTCCCTGAAAACAACTGGATTAGCCCTGAAAAACTGAAT GAGCTGGAGTGCTTGCTGCCTGCTCGTGCTGAGAATCCAGTTATCGCAGCTGATGCGGAGGAAGTTGACCTGACAGATTTTGACAGGAGTCAAGGGTCTGGAGGTGGAGCCAGGAGAGAGGCCTACAATGATAGTTCTGATGAGGAAGGGGGCCATCATGGCCCAGGTGTGCAGTGTGCACACCAATAG